Genomic DNA from Solanum dulcamara chromosome 4, daSolDulc1.2, whole genome shotgun sequence:
CTTGATCAGACACTATTGGTAAATCTATAGTCTAGACTCTAGACTACCCTAATCAGTGATATATGCTAAAATACAGTTGTTTCTTTTTTGGTAATATGCAACTATACTTCGAGTACAGTTTTAATTTCACATACAAATGAGTTGCAAATTCCACTAGTCAAAATTTTTGAGCCATTCTCATTCTGAAACAAAAGATTTCAAAAAGCTGAGAATTCTGTGTTTCAGCaataagaatgatgaaaaatCAAAGATTTGAATTTAAGGATACTGAAAAGTAGATCTTGGCAAAGTAGTTTCTGAACCTAAAATTTCATAAAGAGGTGTTAGCATGCAACTCATTTCTTCTTTTCACCACCTCCAGCAGCCCTGAATCACAAAAGGCAAATATAAGCACCTAGTCAAACACACAATGGGTTTGAGAACACAGGGGTAGGGGAAACAGAAATGGAGAGCAAGAATCTCATTTTTTGGTAGTACGAAGGGGGAATTGGCCCAAAAACTTTAATAGTCataaaagtttaaaattcaaGTTGAAAATGCTGTCAATTACCTCATTTTGCGGAGAACATTGGACATCTCTTCACGCTTCTTCTTTGGTCTCTTGTGAGTGCCCAGCTTCCtcttggctaccttaagagcacGCTTGTCCTTTCCAACTTTAAGAAGCTCAGTAATTCTCTTCTCATAAGGTGCAAAACCAGCTACTTCCCTGATAAGGCTTCTAACAAAAGCAAATCTATTAGAAGTCCTAATGGATTTCAATTTGGAGAACAACTTTTTGTGTGTGGATGTGAGTTTAGATAGTGGTTAGATATCCAGAATTGTTAACATCCGAAACATTAAAAGACAAAGAGATCAAAAGCATGGAAACCAGAAAACAACTCACCCCTTTCCTATCAGAAGGGCGGGGAACCAAATCTTTCTTAGTAACAACATTTCCTTTGTTAAGACCCACAGAAATGCCAGTATTTGGCTGCTTTGGAGCCATCCCTACAAATAGCAAAGGCACATAAGAACCAGACTAGTGATTATAAGCAGCAATTATTCAACTATGGTAGGCAAAATGTCACGTGTCTGGCTATGGTCATACACACTACTTTTAACACTCATGGATCAATCACCATACTTAACTAGCAGAACATataggggttgtttggtagattattagaaaaaataatgcatatatTAGCTTTGTGTATTATTATTACCTTGTTTGGTACATCTTTTTAGCCTATGTTTAACTAATGCAAGCATTAGttacaacaccaacaacaacatacccagtgaaatcccacaagtagggttggggagggtaaagtgtacgcagaccttattactacctcatggagatagagaggctgtttcgAAAAACCCTTAGCTCAAGTATATCAGCCCCAAGAATGCAAGCATTAGTGATACACTCTATTTGGTAAAATGCTATGTACAAAGCtttttaatgcatgcattagcatgGTTAAAGACGCAATTGGCCTTCAAAACCTTTTCCACATCATTTCCACCATATTTGTGGAGGGTATATTTGTAAGCAaataattctttttgagaaattatatgttatttttaatacaccaaatcatgcataattaatGTCAGCATAACTAATACCAACATTACTAAAACACCCTATTCAACAATATTCTTATACATTCTACCAAGCGACCTCATAGAGTAGAAAATGTGTGTGTCTAAACAAAAAGAACCTGTTAGGCTGTGCCACAGCAGCAGGTACTGTTATGTGAATAATGTCTTGTGATGCTCTCTTTCCAAAACCGGccaaaaaatagataaaaggAAATGGAAAGAGGAACAAAAACTAATCCACTTCACAAGTTGGTTTCGCCACTTCCTACACTTGGAATCCAGTCAAGAAAATAGTTTATATTCTCAAAATAATCTTAAATTAAAAGGGCACACTATAGTTTATATTCTCAAAATAATCCAGACCAACAGCCTATACTAATACACAAAATTCAGATACCATGCCCAAATCCAAGTTCATGTCTACTTTATTTCTTGCGACAATGTTGTTAAGCAAATATAACCAAGTGATATAATCACCAAAATGGAGATCCAACTACCCTTTTGTGTCAAATAGACTAAAAAGGGAAAATACATATGTATTCATCAAAACAATTCATAGATTAACAAAAATAACCTAAGTAACTTCATTCCCAATAAgatcaccaaaatatatatatccaaCTACCCTCTATGTAAAATAGCTTAAACTACCAAAGTTGCAAATCTCATCAAGTACTCCCTAGATCAACTCTCTATAAGCATGAAATAACATAACAGAAATGCGGAAGAAGCTGAACAAGCTCCTTTTCAGTGGGATCACTTCTGATAAATAGAAAATGCAATTCTAGCTCAAGTCACCGGGTTCAAAATACCGTAACAACAAATTCAACTCagtatgaaattattttaaaattcttttctatatatataactcaattatattTGGGAGAAAACGTCATAAATGATCCCTAAACTATTGAAGTAGGATTaaactagttctttaactatATATTTACCAGATTTAGTTCTTTTATTAGCTAAACTTTTATCAATTTTGCTCCATTAGTTATACACTTATCGATTTTAatcttttaaatattcaaaaacttaTCACTTTTGATCTCTCTGtatttttttatacaaataacTTAGGAATTgtttggtgtgaaggataacaccatatagtgatgggattaaatttttatttataaaattattagactaattcttatgtttatttatattttgatttctcataattttttttttactttaacaaacttaaaatgaaaattctatttttaaattaaataagaagaaaaatttatttttaaatacatacggacatcatggaatacatacataaaaatatttaaactaaaaaagataaaagttttattttaagaatggaTGTTGAATAACCAAAACttgcaaataaaatataaaaaattaaataaagtgaaaggtatttttgtaaacaaacaacttattcttaaattttataccattcaaattattttgaatacaacaaaccaaacacttaataagaaataatcacaacataacttatcccatcataactaatctcaacataacttatcccattacaatttatctcatcataacttatattcaaaccaaacgattCCTTAGATTTATATTAATGACACTCATACcttcataaaattaaatttttaatctattttttcaattatttctcTCTCTCCGCTATGTATTCTTCAAATTACTCTTATGAAAAAACTTTAACCTCAccgattcaaaataaaattcacaaaaaaagaagatataagTCTTGATTTTATTCAATGGAGAAAAAATGAAGCATATTATTATGTCTAATGACTTGAAAAtgctaaaatttattataaaaaaaaagttgttaCTTATTAGGTGTGGAGagagatttatttatatttactaaaaataaatttcttgCAATGAGAATAAATTCAAAAGTTCTTACtcatatattttgattcttaatTTTGTACTTCAATGACTTTATTGAAGAGAActtgtttaatattttaaaagttgaaatttatAAGGGAAAAAATATCGTGTTTGGAAAACGGATGATATGGCTTGTGGTTGAATGAAAATTGGGGAGACGCATGTCATACTTTTTCTGGATCGAAAAAATCTTGgattaatatttttctcacgATCAACGTAGCTCAATAGGCTGCAAGATCTCTTCCCAGAGACAAAGGACTTCATAGTTATAttcttttgtaattttttttccattctaCAATTTATATTCTTATACTCGATTCCTATTTTATTAATTCAGTCAGGAGAAAATGAATTCAATCGACCATATTAGCTTAGCCCACTTGCTTTTAACCAGATTTACAAATTTTACTATAAATCAAACTGATGATTTTTTCGATAAACAGTAACATTATTTTTTAGGAgaatcatgaaaataaattagtgtaagtaaaaatattatatgaCGAATTAGAATAGTACGTGATAAGACAATCTATTCAATTCACATTATAATACTTTGTCACGTAGGACACATGCATctcacataaattattcaacTTTATGATAGTTTGAATGctcatttgaaaaaaatatattttatcttaattgttaaaataaaaaatatgttataaaacaaactaacttaacaaattaataagaaagagagacaataagagaaagagagagaattgATAGATTTCTGTATGTTCTTATTCATTCTTTGTCATGGCTATTTATAACAAAATTTACAAGGTTAAAGGATGAATAATTGGGTAGGGGAAAAAGTGATTAATTGGGTCAGGGGAAAAGAAAGATTAATTGGGTTAGGGGAAAAGGGTGAATGGATATACACCATATTTATTTCGTAACACTCCCCCTTAGATGTCCATGTGTAAtgtgtgcctcattaaaaactttacaagaaataatatacatagttatcctgAATACCCATAGATTGTGTGCCTCGTTAAACTTTACTAGGAAAAATTTAGTagaaaaaagcctagtgaagaaaaaagaatacaCACATTTGGTAATACGACTTgattgttgcctcattaaaaaccttaccagaaaaatCCAATGGGACAAAATCTTGATCAAGGGAAAAAAGTACAGTGTGTATTTTACTCCCTCTaatgaaagcttcatttgatattttggagacgacgcattccaaccttatatcttagcttcttaaaagttgatgttggtaatgcctttatgaataaatctgcaagattatcactcgaacgaacttATTGTACattaatatcaccattcttATGGAGAttatgtgtgaagaataattttggtgaaatatgtttcattctgtctcTTTTTATGAAGTGACCTTTCAATTGAGCGATGCACacgacattgtcttcgaatatacctatgggtactttgacatcattttccaagccgCATCTTTATCtaatgaactgtatcatcgatctcaactaaacaaattctctacttgcttcataaattgttattatttcagcaagatttgaagaagtagcaacaatagactacTTTGTTAATCGctatgatatagcagttcctctgtATTTAAATAGATAgactgtctgagatcgagctttatgtgggtctgataaataacctgcatcggcataaccaataaggtctgcacaacctttgttagtataaaacaaacccatatcaatggtaccccttaggtatcgcaaaatatgtttgataccgttccaatatCTTCGCGTTgcggatgaactataccttgccaacaaattaacagaaaatgttatatcaggtttGATTgcattagcaagatacataagtgcaccaatagcactgagatatggtacttcaggaccaaaaagttcttcattttcttttggaggtcgaaatggatctttatccaCTTCAGGTGATCAAacaccattggagtacttaatggatgtgttttgtccatgtaaaatcgttgtaaaattttctcagtgtaggcagattggtggatAAAAcccccgtctgctaaatgttcaatttgcagaccagataaaattttgtcttttcaaggtctttcatctcaaattctttctttagatattcaatcgccttttggacctctttcaggggttccaataagatttatgtcatcaacataaacagcGAGTctaacaaactctgattttgttttcttaataaaaatacatggacaaatgacatcatttatataaccttcatttatcaagtacttaTTAAGGcaattataccacatacgccctgattgtttcagatcatataatgatctttgcaatttaattgagtacatctctcgatacttagtacatgctttaagcaattttaatctttttgagattttcatgtaaatttcattatcaagtgaaccataaaggtaagttataactacatccattagatttATTTCAAGATTTTCCTATACAGCTAAACTAATGAGATAttgaaaagttatttcatccataacaagtgaatatatttcttcatagttgacccttagtctttgagagaatccttatGCAACAAGGCAtgtcttgtatcttacaattttatttctcttatttcgtttttgcacaaaaacccatttatagccaactggttttacaccttcaggggtttggagtacaggtccaaaaacctcacgtttaacaagtgagtctaattctgattgaattacCTTTTGCCATTATGGTCAATCACATCTACATCGATATTCTTcgatggatttaggctcaagattttcaatatcttgcatgaggttaagtccaagattatatacaaaaatattatccatcgtaatttttgatcgatataaatttatctcattgccagaagaacttattgaaagtttttCGTTTACTTAAGTCTCGGGTTCACTAATttttcaggaatatcaggattactcaaatcttgacttCTTCAGGGGGTTCTTTTgtgttatcatctttattatttctcatgcttctctttctaggatttttatacTTTGaccccaatggtctaccacgcttcagatGTGTTTAGGATTCAAAAGTTacgatactagtagatggtccttttggaaCATCAATTCGGATAAGCACATTCAAtgtagggatatgtgacttagttatttgtttcaaatcagtaaatgcatctgacatttgatttgctaGTTTttataagtggatgatcttctgtaCCTCTTGCTCACATGTgtgggtacgtggatcaaaatgagataatgatgaaatttttcACGCAATTTTTCTTTCTCATTTGGGTTTCGTTTTCTCTCCCTCTAATTAtgggaaagttatttcatcaaactgGCAATCTGCAAATCaagcagtaaataagtctcctATCAACGATTCAAAGTAGCGAATTAtagagggtgagtcaaaccccaACATATATGTCCAACCTTCATTAagggcccatctttgtacgttgtggtggtgttACAGGCACGTATATCgcacaatcaaaaattcatagatgggctatatttgacTCACAAGAAACACTAAttatgacggagagtatttattataatgtgtcggtctgaaacgcacaagtgctgctgcatatAAGATAGCATggccccaaacagtaattgacaattttattttcattagtagaggtcgtgctatcaattgtaggcgcttaataaatgacatGTAAATtatccagcattatcaaggcgaatggccttaattagataatctgggaatttcgtcattaatcttattatttgtgcaaACAACTTTGCAAAGCCAGGTTgtgagatgataagaggcacacatgagaccatctagatgatgcatttATTAGGACcattaaatatctaaataatccactaggtggatgaatatgtccacatatatctccatgtatacgctctaaaaagtcaTGAGATTcaatgccaaccttcagggtcgatggtctggcaattaatttgccttgataacaaacAGCACacgaaaattcatcattcgtaagaatcttctggttctttaacggatgtccagttgaattttcaagaattcgtctcatcattattgatccaggatgatctattcgatcatgtcatagtacaaatgtatttagatcagtaaacttctggtttacgatcatatgtgcttcaattgcactaatttctgCATAATATAGCCAGgcgacaaagttggtaattttttcaaaatatatttgtggcttgagacactcttggttataccaaggtattcagtattcatttcatttagtgtcttaacatgatatccatttctgcggatatatttaaaacttaacaagtttcttagGAATTTAGAAGAGAACAATGCATCTTgtataacaatctttgtccccttaagcagaaatatagtagctcttccagagccttcaataatttttgaattatcagaaattgtagtaacatttacttttttttccaagcaagtaagaaaaatatttctcgtctttaaaaatggcatgaggcgtccactatcaattacacaaatatcctcgtgattgattattgatccaaataaaatttgaggcatatccatatttttctttaaaaagaaataaggtaaacgttataattaaaatatggctcattatacaaatgttatttatttacatgaattagaaaaatataaacatattatttggtatagacaaatgaaaagaaaattatttaaaaattatcaggcttatcaatattcatatttatttctggaaaattgaagaaatcagcttcgtccagatgcataggctcaatttTGTCTTCAtagataaagtttgtctctggattattttctgctcttttcaagtttgtcttgcttagtaatttcttctccgcataaatttaactgtgctataattctaaacaagacagaattatattcaattatatttttaaaattcattaatctcaaattgagccaatcatgacgtgcttgtggaaggatgaccaatttgaggtggtcatatctttcttttagattcttccacagtttaaggtggtcttttaatgtgaggtactgtaattttaacccttcgtcaagatggtggcggagaatcATGGCCTTGGCATGGTCTTGACTATatgtcatattgtcatctttgatgatgtctgtcagacccatcgattctatgTGCATTTCGGCATCTattgcccatgatgagtagccttttccagatatattaagagcaacaaattcaagtttagagatattcgacattttaagaaaataaaattcttactcttttgttatatttttaaaatagctcaaagtgatggaggctcatactgataacgtgttataaaacaaactaacttagcaaattaataagaaaaagagacactaagaagaaaaaagagttgagAGATTTCTGTATGTTCTTATTCATTCTTTGACatgactatttatagccaaattaCAAGATTAAAAGATGAATAATTGAGTAGAGAAAAAGGTGATTAATTGAATTAGGGGAAAAGGGTGAATGGACATcccaatatttatttcataacaaaatacttattttgaatgaattatatTTATCACAAGCAAAAAAACAAGAAGTAGTCAATAGCCCTTACCAAAAAGAAGGGGAAAAAACTAGAGTTTTATGGAATAGCATAGAGACGTTTGCTAGGATACAAAAGTAGAAGTATGCCAAAAGAAGCTTAACAAATGGCAATAATTCACAAGAAACTACCTTCTTTTTTGGTCTTTCATTTTTTCCTTATCACACTTCACAGGAAACTTCTACCAACCTAAGAGAATTTATACGAAAACTACTGGTACTGTTTTCTCCACAAATCACAACGAAGCAGAGGCCTTCATCATTACCCTAAGCTACTTGCAAACCATTAAAAAAAGTAGTATTAGTTGTAGTTAAACAGTATCATTAGATAAGGATCTTGGCATTATCCCAAAATATTCTTTCACTCAATTGTAAAGGGACCCCACAAAAAATGGTGTGTTTGACGAGTAGTTGCAGGTGTGTTACAGCTTTTTCTCCCTTCAATTTTCAGTGATATTTCTCTCGCAGCCCCCTTCTTCTCCCTTTTTCCAAGTTCCATTCTTGAAGTCTGTATTGATGATTACAACTGTTGTTTGCTCAGCTGCTTCACAGCCCAGTTGTTCTAGTTGTAATTTAATGCcctctttctcttattttattaataaagatTCAATCTTGATCACTGAGTTAGCTCAACTACTTAACAAAAACCCCTTGATATCTGTTCTAGACAGAGAATATTGGTACCCCCACTGTTTGAACTACAATATTGTTGCCTGATTGAGATATGACCCATTTGCTGAATCaaatttgtttttcattttcttgaaaataattGTTATTCTTGAATTGTTAGAAGATGAATGTTTGGTAGGACCAATGTCAGTTGCCTGTTGTGTTCCAGTTGTTGAATGTGTATACTGCTTAGCTTGTGTACGTTGGGTGTGGAAGAAGTTCCTTTATACTGCTGGCCGTGAAAGTGAAAATTGGGGACTTGCAATTGCCAGTGAGTTTGAGCCCGTGCCTAGGTTCTGTCGATATATTATAGCAGTAAATGAGGATGATATTAGAAACCCCATATGGACTCCACCTGGTGGATATGGCATTGATCCAGATTGGGTTGTTGTAAAGAAAAGTCACGGAGATACTCAAGGGAAGGTATCTCCTTATTTGATCTATGTTGATCATCAGAATGCTGATATAGTTTTTGCAATTAGGGGTCTTAATTTGGCTAAGGAAAGTGATTTTTTGGTCCTACTTGACGATAAACTTGGGCAAGCTGAATTTGATGGGGGATATGTTCATAATGGTCTACTGAAGGCAGCTGAATGGGTTTGGGAAGCTGAATCACAAATTTTAAGGGAACTGGTGGAGAGGTATCCAGATTATACCTTGACATTTGCTGGGCATTCTTTAGGGGCAGGGGTGGTAACTCTGTTGACGATGTTGACTGTGAAGAACAGAGAAAAGTTGGGTTTCTTAGACAGAAAAAGGATCAGATGCTATGCAATTGCTCCTGCAAGGTGTGTTTCGCTGAATTTAGCTGTGAGATATGCTGACATCATAAACTCTGTTGTACTTCAGGTAAGCATGTAGGTTCTCTTTGTTGTCTGATACACATCTTCTTTGGTTTGACTTGTACTATTGAACTAATCTTAACGAAAAGACCAACCAGATATGCgtggtggataatgtttttctttttttgatatgAGACCATGTAATCCTTTTACTAAAGAACATTTCATAAGGGAAGTTCCTTTTcctttacttaaattttatcctaagtggcacgtagtttatctTTGGAAATTAATGCTTCATATTTGAAGTGCAATGTTAAATATCTTGATCTTATTGCACGGTGTGAATGTATCCGTCGTTATGAGGTAGTTTACTCCACATAAGCTGTTTCTCTTCAGGCAGATGTAACATGAGAAGCATTTGAATGGTGCTTATATTTTAGTAAGTAGTGTGTCTTATCCTTGCTGTTGTGGGACGAAGTGACACTTATATTTTTGAGAAGATAGTTGATCCCTGCAATTAGTGAATCAAATGTTGTCAGTTTGAAGGAATTGAACTGTTATTTGGAAGCAAAATCTACGGATTGGATGTAGAGCTACAATTACACCAAACATATGAAGGAAGGTAGACATTCTATTCTTGGGAAGCAATTCCTACTAGAAATGGTAGGTCTAATTCACAATTTAGGAAGATACCTTTTTTGATAATCAATAAGGTCTAATATCTCatgtatatttcttttcttgtttgatGCTCTATGCCCAAGATATACCTTTTCGTTTATAATTTATgttcacattttgacacatctTTCCATGGACCAATCAGGATGATTTCTTACCTCGGACCACTGTAGCACT
This window encodes:
- the LOC129884742 gene encoding 60S ribosomal protein L36-2-like: MAPKQPNTGISVGLNKGNVVTKKDLVPRPSDRKGLFSKLKSIRTSNRFAFVRSLIREVAGFAPYEKRITELLKVGKDKRALKVAKRKLGTHKRPKKKREEMSNVLRKMRAAGGGEKKK
- the LOC129886571 gene encoding uncharacterized protein LOC129886571, producing MSVACCVPVVECVYCLACVRWVWKKFLYTAGRESENWGLAIASEFEPVPRFCRYIIAVNEDDIRNPIWTPPGGYGIDPDWVVVKKSHGDTQGKVSPYLIYVDHQNADIVFAIRGLNLAKESDFLVLLDDKLGQAEFDGGYVHNGLLKAAEWVWEAESQILRELVERYPDYTLTFAGHSLGAGVVTLLTMLTVKNREKLGFLDRKRIRCYAIAPARCVSLNLAVRYADIINSVVLQDDFLPRTTVALENAFKSLFCFPCLMCILCLKDTFTMEEKMLKDPRRLYAPGRLYHIIVRKPFSSANIKPIVRTAIPVDGRFEHIVLSCNMTSDHAIIQILTESQRTINLMLERHQSTDSLNIPVQQKMERQASLAKEHMEEHKAALQRAVALDVPQAYSPSAYGTFHDIEEGPDFGKPGESSLTISQKRRESWDELAGRIFFRQMSQGELG